Proteins encoded by one window of Sphaerodactylus townsendi isolate TG3544 linkage group LG04, MPM_Stown_v2.3, whole genome shotgun sequence:
- the SAE1 gene encoding SUMO-activating enzyme subunit 1 isoform X1 translates to MVEREPADGGGRGGISEEEAAQYDRQIRLWGLEAQKRLRASRVLLVGMKGLGAEVAKNLILAGVKALTMLDHQQVSPEDTQTQFLIPLDFVGKNRAEASLERARDLNPMVDVKADQENVNQKPEEFFTHFDVVCLTCCSQEVLMKIDQICHKNRIKFFAGDVFGYHGYMFANLGEHDFVEEKAKPTKASHAMEDGPDAKKAKLDFMETTMVKKRVAFCLLKEAFGINWNTEKGQVILKRTTPDYFLLQVLLEFRTKKGRDPSPLGYTEDAEMLLQTRTDVLDSLGVGADLLPDDFASCCFSEMASVCAVVGGVLGQEIVKALSQRDTPLNNFFFFDGMKGNGIVECLAPS, encoded by the exons atggtgGAGCGGGAGCCCGCGGACGGGGGGGGCCGCGGCGGGATCAGCGAGGAGGAGGCCGCGCAGTACGACCGCCAGATCCGCCTGTGGGGGCTGGAGGCGCAGAAGCG GCTGCGAGCATCCCGGGTGCTGCTGGTGGGCATGAAGGGCCTGGGAGCGGAAGTGGCCAAGAACCTCATCCTGGCAGGGGTCAAGGCCCTGACCATGCTGGATCATCAGCAG GTGTCTCCAGAAGATACCCAGACACAGTTCCTGATCCCTCTGGATTTTGTAGGCAAGAACAGGGCTGAAGCCTCTCTGGAGCGGGCTCGGGACCTTAACCCCATGGTTGACGTGAAAGCAGACCAGGAGAATGTGAACCAGAAACCTGAGGAATTCTTCACCCACTTTGATGTG GTCTGTCTGACGTGCTGCTCCCAGGAGGTCTTGATGAAGATTGACCAAATATGCCACAAAAACCGCATCAAGTTCTTCGCGGGTGACGTCTTTGGCTACCATGGCTATATGTTTGCCAACTTGGGCGAGCATGATTTTGTAGA AGAGAAAGCCAAACCTACCAAAGCCAGCCATGCTATGGAGGATGGGCCTGATGCCAAGAAGGCCAAGCTGGACTTCATGGAAACCACCATGGTGAAGAAA CGTGTGGCTTTCTGCCTTTTGAAGGAAGCTTTTGGTATCAACTGGAACACTGAGAAGGGCCAGGTGATTCTGAAGCGCACCACACCGGACTACTTCCTGCTGCAAG TGCTCCTGGAATTCCGGACAAAAAAAGGTCGTGATCCTTCACCTCTGGGCTACACTGAAGATGCAGAGATGCTTCTGCAGACGCGCACAGATGTGCTAGATTCCCTAGGTGTTGGAGCTGACTTGCTTCCTGACGACTTTGCCAG CTGCTGCTTTTCAGAAATGGCTTCTGTCTGTGCTGTAGTTGGCGGAGTGCTGGGGCAGGAGATCGTCAAG GCATTGTCACAGCGGGACACACCCCTCAACAACTTCTTTTTCTTCGATGGCATGAAGGGCAATGGGATTGTGGAGTGCCTGGCCCCAAGCTGA
- the SAE1 gene encoding SUMO-activating enzyme subunit 1 isoform X2, producing MVEREPADGGGRGGISEEEAAQYDRQIRLWGLEAQKRLRASRVLLVGMKGLGAEVAKNLILAGVKALTMLDHQQVSPEDTQTQFLIPLDFVGKNRAEASLERARDLNPMVDVKADQENVNQKPEEFFTHFDVVCLTCCSQEVLMKIDQICHKNRIKFFAGDVFGYHGYMFANLGEHDFVEEKAKPTKASHAMEDGPDAKKAKLDFMETTMVKKEAFGINWNTEKGQVILKRTTPDYFLLQVLLEFRTKKGRDPSPLGYTEDAEMLLQTRTDVLDSLGVGADLLPDDFASCCFSEMASVCAVVGGVLGQEIVKALSQRDTPLNNFFFFDGMKGNGIVECLAPS from the exons atggtgGAGCGGGAGCCCGCGGACGGGGGGGGCCGCGGCGGGATCAGCGAGGAGGAGGCCGCGCAGTACGACCGCCAGATCCGCCTGTGGGGGCTGGAGGCGCAGAAGCG GCTGCGAGCATCCCGGGTGCTGCTGGTGGGCATGAAGGGCCTGGGAGCGGAAGTGGCCAAGAACCTCATCCTGGCAGGGGTCAAGGCCCTGACCATGCTGGATCATCAGCAG GTGTCTCCAGAAGATACCCAGACACAGTTCCTGATCCCTCTGGATTTTGTAGGCAAGAACAGGGCTGAAGCCTCTCTGGAGCGGGCTCGGGACCTTAACCCCATGGTTGACGTGAAAGCAGACCAGGAGAATGTGAACCAGAAACCTGAGGAATTCTTCACCCACTTTGATGTG GTCTGTCTGACGTGCTGCTCCCAGGAGGTCTTGATGAAGATTGACCAAATATGCCACAAAAACCGCATCAAGTTCTTCGCGGGTGACGTCTTTGGCTACCATGGCTATATGTTTGCCAACTTGGGCGAGCATGATTTTGTAGA AGAGAAAGCCAAACCTACCAAAGCCAGCCATGCTATGGAGGATGGGCCTGATGCCAAGAAGGCCAAGCTGGACTTCATGGAAACCACCATGGTGAAGAAA GAAGCTTTTGGTATCAACTGGAACACTGAGAAGGGCCAGGTGATTCTGAAGCGCACCACACCGGACTACTTCCTGCTGCAAG TGCTCCTGGAATTCCGGACAAAAAAAGGTCGTGATCCTTCACCTCTGGGCTACACTGAAGATGCAGAGATGCTTCTGCAGACGCGCACAGATGTGCTAGATTCCCTAGGTGTTGGAGCTGACTTGCTTCCTGACGACTTTGCCAG CTGCTGCTTTTCAGAAATGGCTTCTGTCTGTGCTGTAGTTGGCGGAGTGCTGGGGCAGGAGATCGTCAAG GCATTGTCACAGCGGGACACACCCCTCAACAACTTCTTTTTCTTCGATGGCATGAAGGGCAATGGGATTGTGGAGTGCCTGGCCCCAAGCTGA